The window CCTTTGTGATCTCGATTGCCCCACAAATCAGGTCAAGTTTCTTTCCGTCCCCGCCGAAAATCAGCGCTCAAGTAAGCTCTGTCTCCGCGCGCAACCTGACCATTCTTGTGTCAAACTTGGGAGAAAGACGGCTGATCATTGATCCTGTGCTGAAATGCGTCTCTGCCGACACAATTGACGAGGAGATAGTGGACTACGAGGAGCCTTTCCGAGTTTGGTCCACAACGGTTGAAGGCCAACTTGAGAACCCGTTAACTGTTGCTGAGCTAGGTGGAAATGAAAGTGCAACGTTCTCTATATCCGAAAATTTGGTTGGGTCATGGTTAGAACATGAACCCTTATTTCTTCCACCGGATGATGAGAGAGTGAGCGCCGTAAGCGGCGCTTTTTCACTTGGATTGGGAAAGGGCTGGATTGGAATTAACAGATCATCAAATATCCCAACATTCCACATAATCGGCGAAGACAACGAGATTTCTCTGCAACCGGTCTCAGAGATTGCAACGTTCTGCCAATTGTCGATGTTGGACCCAGTCACCGGGGAACAGTTAAATGAGGGTTTTGCGGTTTGGTCGATTGGAAGTGGTCGTTGGCGAGGGGGTCGCGCCAACCAACTTTACAATGTCTTGGGAAGTCTGATTAGTCTGGGTGCACTCGGCCTGAACGAAACCGATCCTCAAATATGTGCTGTCGAATCCTCGCCATCCCACTGTATAACTGCTGATTAGGCAGTGTGCGAATGGAGTGTAAAGCAGACGTTAGTGCATTACGCAGCATCAGTGAGATTGGGCTCTTCACACGCCTTCGCCGCGCTGAGAACGAATGGCTGCTTAAATTCTGGCGCGGCGAAAACGGTCGTTTGCGCCGGTGACATCAACCTATGAATTTTGGCAATCTGAGCGCCGCACGGTGCTTGGCGGACGGTCTATGAAAATTTGCGATATTTCCTCGCCGAGTCAACGCAGGTGCAGAGATGCGCCACACATTTTCTGAGTTTCTCCGCACCGGCGGGGAGGGTGAATGTGTTCTTTCCCGTTCTTCCAGGGGAATTGTCGGAGGGCGAACCGGGTTGTCTGTCGGGAACACATTCTCGAACTATTCAGACCTGAGAGTGGGTTTCTGCGGCTGCACCGTTCGGGCAAAAAGGGGGGCGGACTCCATGTCAGTTTGCGCGGCCATGGACGAGGATCACGACAATCGACCGCGGATCAGGCAGGCTAGCCGGCCGACAGAATTGAAGGCTCTCGCCGTGCAGGGCAGGCATCGCGCGGGCAGATGCGGCAGCTAGAGCCGATGGGCAGAGGCGGCTCGGCGCGGTCGGCGCCAGCCGGCACGATCAGCATCTGCGCGCGGCTGAGAATAGGGCCCAGCAGCCCGCCCGGCTGCGCGCGGGTGGCATAGCTGAGCGTGTCGAACGTGGCCCCGTCCGGCATTTCGACACGGACACGCAGCGCGGTTTGCGGGTTGGCCAGCGATTGAAAGAGCGGCCACAGAGCACAGGCGTCGCCCTGACGCGGCAGACCAAAGCCGTGAGCGGCGCGGCGCAGGACCATCACCCCCGCACCATCGCAGATCAGCAGTCCGGCGCCATCGTAGCCAGAGGGACGCACCAGCGCCAGCCGGTGCATGACGAGATCCAGCGGCTGGCCCAGCATCTGCGCCATGGCCAGGGGATCGCCGGCCTCGGCGGCAGCGCGGGTCAGATCTTCATCGGGCAGGATCTGCCGCTCGGCATCCATGCGGTCCAGATGCGCCTGCGCCAGATCGCGGGCCGCATCCGAGGCCAGATCCGTCGCCTGATCCAGCGGCGCGCTGCCGGCGGCCATCCAGGCCTCGACCTCGTCCTGCGGGGTCAGGATGGCGCTGTCGGCCTCGAAACTATCGAGATAGGCAACCAGCGCCTGTGCGGTTCGCGAAAGCCGCTGGCTGTCATCATCAAGATTGGCGAAAAACCGTGCGCGCCATTCGGGCGTCAGCCCTTCGCCCCCTTCGGCGAGGATCGCGGCGGTGGACCGCAGTGCCGTTGCCGCCGACAGGGCCTCGTGCAGCGTGTCCAGCAGATAGGGGTCGCGTGTCATCCGTTCCGACAGCGAAACCAGCCGCTGCGACAGCGCCTGATTCTGCCCGGCGGCGGATACGAGCGCGTCGGCCCAGCCCGGAAACCGGGCGGCGAATTCGGCGGTCTGGTCTAACTCGGGCGCATTGCTGCCAAGTCGCCCGTCCAGCGCCGCCGCCGCCTCGCGCAGCGATGCCAATCGCGCCTCTTCGCGACCCGATTCCAGTTCGGCTGCCGGCACCGCAAGTGCATCCGCCAATCTTGCCATCAACGACGCGCCGACCGGTCGCCGATTGTGTTCGATGAGGTTCAGATAGGCCGCCGATATCCCTGCCGCCGCCGCGACATCGGCCTGCTTGCGCGACAGCGACAGCCGCCTTTCGCGAATGCGCGTGCCGGTGAGAATATGCATGGTGCCACGGTTGCTCATATCGAGGATGAAAGCCCGGCGCGCGGCGCGACGCAAGAGGCGACGCTGACCGCCAGCAGTTCCCCCCTGTCGCAGACCCGATTAGAGCCGCCGCATCGCGTTCATGCCCAACACCCGTGCGCGCTTGCGCGGATCGGCATCGAACAGCGCCGCCAGTTGTTCCGTCATTGCACCGGCCAGTTGCTCCACATCGGTGATGGTGACCGCGCGCTCGTAATAGCGGGTGACATCATGGCCGATGCCGATGGCCAGCAGTTCGACCTGTTTGCGGCGCTCGACCATGGCGATCACATCGCGCAGATGCTTTTCCAGATAGTTTGCCGGGTTGACCGAAAGCGTGCTGTCATCAACCGGCGCGCCGTCCGAGATCACCATCAAGATCCTGCGCGCCTCGGGTCGTCTGGCCAAGCGCCGATGCGCCCATTCCAGCGCCTCGCCGTCGATGTTTTCCTTGAGCAGGCCCTCTTTCATCATCAGGCCCAGATTCGGCCGCACGCGCCGCCAGGGGGCATCGGCGCCTTTGTAGATGATGTGCCGCAGGTCGTTCAGGCGGCCGGGCTGGGCCGGGCGGCCCTGTTTCAGCCATTCCTCGCGCGCCTGCCCACCCTTCCAGGCGCGGGTGGTGAAGCCGAGGATCTCGACCTTGACCGAAGACCGCTCCAGCGTGCGGGCCAGAACATCGGCACAGATCGCCGCGATGCTGATCGGCCTGCCGCGCATAGAGCCCGAATTGTCGATCAGCAGCGTCACGACCGTGTCGCGGAACTCGGTGTCCTTTTCGATCTTGAACGACAGCGGCATGGTCGGGTTTGCCACCACACGGGCCAGACGGCCGGCATCCAGCACGCCCTCTTCCTTGTCGAATTCCCAACTGCGGTTCTGCTGCGCCTGCAGCCGGCGTTGCAGCTTGTTGGCGAGGCGGCTGACCGCACCACGCAGCGGCTCTAGCTGCTTGTCCAGATAGGCCCGCAGGCGTTCCAGTTCCGCCGGATCGGCCAGTTCCTCGGCCTTGATTTCCTCGTCCCAGGTCTGGGCAAAGACCTTGTAATCGGCATTGGCCTCGCTGACCGGAGGCGGCATGTCGGGCGGGCTTTCGGCCTCGGGCATCTCGGCCTCGTCGGACAGTTCGTCCTCGGACTGGTCATCCATGCTGACCTGGGCCTGCCGCTCGTCCTGCTGCTGTTCCTGAGATTGCTCGGGCGAGGCTTCGGCATCCTCGCCGTCATCCTCTTCGCCGGACTGGTTGTCGCCGCCCTCTTCATCCTGCTCGGCGTTTTCATCGGCATCGTCGTCTTCGGGCTCGTCGGGGTCTTCGCCCAACTGATCGCCATAGCCCAGATCACTGATGATCTGGCGCGACAGCCGCGCGAAGGCCGCCTGATCGGCCAGCGTTTCGCCGACGCTGTCCAGCGTTTCGCCAGCCTGCTGTTCGATGAAGGGGCGCCACAGATCGGCCACATGATCGGCGCCGGGTGGCAGTTTGCGGCCGGTCGCTGCCTGACGCAGCAGATAACCCGCCGCAACGGATAGCGGCGCATCCGAGGGTGCCTTGATCTGGGCATAGCCCTTTTTCTCGGCATCGACCGCGATCCTGGCGTCGATATTGGACAGAGCACCGGGCATGTCGCGCGCGCCCAAAGCCTCGACCCGCGCGGTTTCCATCGCCTCATAGAGTTCCCGCGCCATCGGCCCTGCGGGGACGTATTTCGCATGCGTGCCCGCGTCGTGGTGGCGCACCCGCATCGCCAGGGCATCGGCCGTGCCGCGCGCCAGCAGAATTTCATCCCGCGACATCCGTCGGCTGATCTGCGGCAACCGCATCGTGTCACCCGCCACGCCCGAAGGATCGGCGCTGTAGGTGACGTTCAAATCGCCATCATCGGCCAGCGCACGCGTGGCCTCTGTCAGGGCCTTCTTGAACGGATCAGCGGGGTTGTCGGTTTTCTTCATGGCTCTCATAGATCACTGCCCGCGCCCTGTCGCAAGAGGCAGGCGGCGCGGCGCGTCGACACGCATTGGTTTCGCCATCTGAAAAACCGGCTTGCCAGATATGTCAGGGGCCGGTCGAGGAGAGGCGCGGACCGCCCGCGACCAATTCCTTGTCGTTTTCCAGATGCCGCCTTACGAACATCCTTTGCCGTTTTCCCTCGGGGATCAGGCGGACGCCATCGCGCTGCACCATATCGGGAAACAACGTGGCCAATTCCTGCATTGCCGCTGGAGACAGCGTTTGAAGCGCATTGTCGCCGCGATAGAAACTTTCGGTCGGCGCGCCCTCGGCAAAGATCACCAGATGATCATCCAGGATCAAATGATAGTAGTCGACCTCTTCAACCGCCGTATCGACATAGATGCCGGGTAAATCGGTCAGCTTGATGGCGCTGATCAGCACTTCGCTGACACCGAACATCCGCCGTGCGATCGGTGAGACGGCCAACATCCGGTGCTGCCGCGAGACCAGCAGATCACGCGCAGGCAACATGCCGCCAAGTGCGCCTGCCTTGATGCGCACAGGGCGCAGTTTCGGCGTTTCCCGCAATTCCGGCGATGTGACCTTGCGCGACAGTTTCAGCCGCAGAGGCTGAAAACCGGCATCCAGCGTCGCAATCATGTCGCCTTCGCGCAGATCCTCGACGGCCACCTGGCCACGATCAGTCTCGATGCGCGTACCGGCAGCAAAACAGGCGAAATAGCCAGCATAGCCGTTTGCTTGCTGGTGCGACGTCCGCTCTTGATTAAAGACATAGGTGCGGCCGGGAACAAGTTCGACGGTCGAGACAAGGCCATCAACCGCGCCCTGCTGAAAGCCGTCGCCACCAAACATGAGCGAGGTGACCTTGTGACCGCTAGAGGGGTTCAGCAGATCATAGGCCGTGTGTACGGTCGTGCCGGCAGGGATCGTTCGGCCATCGATGGTCACGGTCGATGTCACCGTCTGGTTTTCATCGACCTCGTCGAACACCGCGTCATCGTCGGAAATTTCTATGGCTGTCGGGGTTGCGCCGGGGCGAAGCGTCAGCCTGAAGTTCGGCGATCCCGCAGCAGCTGAGCCTTGCTCATCGGGCAGGCCCTGGACGAAATCGGACGGGCTGTAAACATATACTACTGGCATAAAAAACCTACATCGCTTGGCAACTCTTGCCAGCTATATAGCCGGTTTGAACCTGGCAGACCAGTTCCGGCACCAGGCAGCGGTCAAATGTCCCGGTTCCGCTACCTGGTTGCAACAGCATCTGTCGCGCGGTCGGGCGGGGCTGTCAGGTCGACGCAACCAGTTAAAATCGCGCCATTCCCTCATCCCGCCATTGCCGCCGCGCTTTCCGGCAGTTCCTCGTCGAACAGGCGCTGATAGAATTCGGCCACGGTCTGGCGTTCCAGTTCGTCGCATTTGTTCAGGAAGGTCAGGCGGAAGGCGTAACCCACATTGTCGAAGATGCGGGCGTTCTGGGCCCATGTGATCACCGTACGCGGCGACATGACGGTGCTGAGATCGCCCTGCATGAACGCGGTGCGGGTCAGATCGGCCAGCGTGACCATCTGGTTGATGGTTTTGCGGCCCTTCTCGTTATTGTAGTTCGGGTTCTTGGCCAGAACGATGGCGGCCTCTGCATCGTGGCGCAGGTAATTCAGCGTGGCGACCAGCGACCAGCGGTCCATCTGGCCCTGGTTGATCTGCTGGGTGCCGTGATAAAGGCCGGTTGTATCACCCAAGCCCACCGTGTTGGCCGTCGCGAACAGGCGGAAATAGGGGTTCGGCGTGATCACCTCGTTCTGGTCCAGCAGGGTCAGCTTGCCGTCGGCCTCGAGCACGCGCTGGATCACGAACATCACATCGGCGCGGCCGGCATCGTATTCGTCGAACACGATGGCCGTCTGGTTGCGCAGCGCCCAGGGCAGGATGCCTTCGTGGAATACCGTCACCTGCTTGCCATCGACCAGCTTGATCGCGTCTTTGCCGATCAGGTCGATCCGGCTGACATGGCTGTCGAGGTTGACGCGCACGCAGGGCCAGTTCAGCCGGGCTGCGACCTGTTCGATATGGGTCGATTTGCCGGTGCCGTGATAGCCCTGGATCATCACCCGGCGGTTATAGGCAAAGCCCGCCAGAATCGCCAGGGTCGTGTCGGGGTCGAATTTATAGGTGCTGTCGATATCAGGCACGCGGTCGGTCTTTTCGGCAAAGCCCTTGACCTTCATGTCACTGTCCAGACCGAAAACCTCGCGCAGGTCGATCTCTTCGGTGGGTTTGGCGTGTTCGTCCAGCATATCGGCCCCTCATACTCGTATCCGCAGCTTGATCGCGCATTCGTGGGGCGGACGCAAGATGGGCGGCGTTGACGACTGCACCTTGTGCAGCCTAACTAGGGGCGTGTTTGCCAAAGGACAGCCTTGCCCATGGATCGCCGTCTAGCCGATGTAGAAGACATGATCGCCCGCGTCGCGTTGGGCGACCGGCATGCATTCGAGGCGCTTTACGACGCCACCTCGGCCAAGCTGCATGCCGTCTGTCTGTCTGTGCTGAAGGATCGACCGCTGGCAGAAGAGACGTTGCAAGAGGTGTTCATCCGCGTCTGGAAGAATGCCGACCGCTATGCCGCGAACGGGCTGTCGCCGATGACCTGGCTGATCACGATCGCGCGCAACCGCTCTATCGACAAGCTGCGCGCCAAGAAGGGACGTCCCGGTGCCGCGCCGGCGGAAATGGCGGAGGCCGTGCCGTCCTCGGCCCCCGGCCCCGAAGAGATGACCATTCGCAATCAACAGCGACGGATGCTGGAAAGCTGTCTGGATGAGATCGGCTCGACGCAGGCCAAGGCGTTGCGCGCGGTTTATCTGGAAGGCGCCAGCTACGCCGAACTGGCGCAGACCGCCGGTGCCCCGATCAACACCGTGCGCAGTTGGCTGCGTCGCGGGCTGGTGCAGTTGAAGGACTGCGTGAGCCAATGAGTGATGAACACCTGACCCCGGAACAGGAAAACGAGGCACTGGCCGCCGAATTCGCGCTTGGCCTGCTTGAGCCCGACGAGGCCGAGGCGGTGCATCAGCGCATGGTCAATGACCCGGTCTTCGCCAGCGCCGTGCGCGACTGGCAAGAGCGGTTTTCGGCAATGGCCGATGAACTGACTGCCGTGATGCCGCCTGCCCGCGCCATGCTGAACATCCAGCGCGCCCTTGGCCTGGTCGATGAACCGCTGTCGAAGGTGCCAGAGATCCGTCGCGGACGCGGCAAGCAAACGGGCGGTGGCTGGTTCGGCTGGCTGGCCGGTGCGGTCGTGGCCGGTGCCGTGGCGCTGGCGGTGATCTTGTTGCCGCAGACGGATGCGCCCGGTTTCGCCGCCGATCTGGTGGCCGAACAGGGTGTGTTGCGGGTCGAGGCAAGACTGGACGGGCGCGATATGGAAGTCGCGCTGGCCGAGGGTGCGCCTGCGGATGATCGGGATTTCGAGTTGTGGTGGATTGCCGATCAGGATGCCACGCCTGTCTCGCTTGGGGTGTTGCCGCGCGATGGTCGGGCCAGCATGACCCTGCCCGAGGGGCTGGAGCCGGGTGATACCGTGCAACTGGCCGTATCGGACGAACCTCTGGGCGGTTCGCCCACCGGTGTGCATGGTCCTGTGCTGGCAATCGGGCCGCTCACACGTTTGTGAAACAAAAACCTGCGCGGGCAGGCGCAACTTTTCTGAAATGGCCTCGTGGATGTTGGCAGAGGGCGCGATTGGCGCGCCTCGCTGACAGACGGAGGAACTACCATGACCCCGAAGAAAACCACGATCCGCGCCGCGATCATCGCTGCTGGTGTCACTTTGGCCGCACCTATGGCCTTTGCCCAGAACACGATGGTCGGCGGAGCCGAGATGTTCCCGGACCGCAATATCGTCGAAAACGCCGTGAACTCGGCGGATCACACGACGCTGGTTGCTGCAGTTCAGGCCGCCGGTCTGGCTGAAACGCTGTCGGGTCCTGGCCCGTTCACCGTCTTTGCACCGACCAACGCAGCCTTTGCTGCCCTTCCCGATGGCGCAGTCGATGATCTGCTGAAGCCGGAAAACAAGGACGCGCTGACCACCGTTCTGACCTGCCATGTTGCCGCTGTGGACGCGATGTCGCCTGCCATCGGCCAGATGATCGCTGATGACGGCGGTTCGCACGCCATCGAAACGGTCGGCGGTTGTGTCCTGACCGCAGCGATCCGCGAAGGCGACAATGCGCTGACGCTGACCGATGAAAACGGCACCGTGGCGACCGTCACCATCCCCGATGTGGACCAGTCGAACGGCGTCATCCATGTCATCGACGCGGTTCTGATGCCGAAAATGTAAGCAGAGGCGCGCCTTGGGCGCGTTTCTACCACCCATTGTCCCCGTACCTTCCATGCGGAACGGGGCCACCCGCGCGCCCCCTCTTGAGCGCGGGACCGCCCGCCCGCCTCACCCGGCGGCGCGGGCGGTATTTATTCCGATATCCGGGCAGGTCGGCTTGCTCTTCTTGACCTGACAGCCTACGGCGCCGTGAACCAAGCTTGCATGAGATGCGTTAGCCCGGCAGGTTCGGACATAACGCGAGATGGAGTAGCAGTATGAGCGGTTTGATTGCCCTGTTGGACGATGTGGCCTCGATCTCGAAAGTCGCGGCGGCCTCTATCGACGATGTGGCAGGTCAGGCCGCCAAAGCCGGCGCCAAGGCTGCCGGTGCCGCGATCGACGATGCGGCCGTCACGCCCAAATATGTGCAGGGCTTCGACGCCAGCCGCGAATTGCCCATCGTCTGGAAGATCACGCGCGGGTCCATTTTCAACAAGATGGTGATTCTGCTGCCCGCGGCGCTGCTGCTGTCGGTGTTTGCACCCTGGCTGATCCCGCCGCTGCTGATGCTGGGC is drawn from Paracoccus tegillarcae and contains these coding sequences:
- the cobT gene encoding cobaltochelatase subunit CobT, translating into MKKTDNPADPFKKALTEATRALADDGDLNVTYSADPSGVAGDTMRLPQISRRMSRDEILLARGTADALAMRVRHHDAGTHAKYVPAGPMARELYEAMETARVEALGARDMPGALSNIDARIAVDAEKKGYAQIKAPSDAPLSVAAGYLLRQAATGRKLPPGADHVADLWRPFIEQQAGETLDSVGETLADQAAFARLSRQIISDLGYGDQLGEDPDEPEDDDADENAEQDEEGGDNQSGEEDDGEDAEASPEQSQEQQQDERQAQVSMDDQSEDELSDEAEMPEAESPPDMPPPVSEANADYKVFAQTWDEEIKAEELADPAELERLRAYLDKQLEPLRGAVSRLANKLQRRLQAQQNRSWEFDKEEGVLDAGRLARVVANPTMPLSFKIEKDTEFRDTVVTLLIDNSGSMRGRPISIAAICADVLARTLERSSVKVEILGFTTRAWKGGQAREEWLKQGRPAQPGRLNDLRHIIYKGADAPWRRVRPNLGLMMKEGLLKENIDGEALEWAHRRLARRPEARRILMVISDGAPVDDSTLSVNPANYLEKHLRDVIAMVERRKQVELLAIGIGHDVTRYYERAVTITDVEQLAGAMTEQLAALFDADPRKRARVLGMNAMRRL
- a CDS encoding Hint domain-containing protein, which encodes MPVVYVYSPSDFVQGLPDEQGSAAAGSPNFRLTLRPGATPTAIEISDDDAVFDEVDENQTVTSTVTIDGRTIPAGTTVHTAYDLLNPSSGHKVTSLMFGGDGFQQGAVDGLVSTVELVPGRTYVFNQERTSHQQANGYAGYFACFAAGTRIETDRGQVAVEDLREGDMIATLDAGFQPLRLKLSRKVTSPELRETPKLRPVRIKAGALGGMLPARDLLVSRQHRMLAVSPIARRMFGVSEVLISAIKLTDLPGIYVDTAVEEVDYYHLILDDHLVIFAEGAPTESFYRGDNALQTLSPAAMQELATLFPDMVQRDGVRLIPEGKRQRMFVRRHLENDKELVAGGPRLSSTGP
- a CDS encoding helix-turn-helix transcriptional regulator is translated as MHILTGTRIRERRLSLSRKQADVAAAAGISAAYLNLIEHNRRPVGASLMARLADALAVPAAELESGREEARLASLREAAAALDGRLGSNAPELDQTAEFAARFPGWADALVSAAGQNQALSQRLVSLSERMTRDPYLLDTLHEALSAATALRSTAAILAEGGEGLTPEWRARFFANLDDDSQRLSRTAQALVAYLDSFEADSAILTPQDEVEAWMAAGSAPLDQATDLASDAARDLAQAHLDRMDAERQILPDEDLTRAAAEAGDPLAMAQMLGQPLDLVMHRLALVRPSGYDGAGLLICDGAGVMVLRRAAHGFGLPRQGDACALWPLFQSLANPQTALRVRVEMPDGATFDTLSYATRAQPGGLLGPILSRAQMLIVPAGADRAEPPLPIGSSCRICPRDACPARREPSILSAG
- the cobS gene encoding cobaltochelatase subunit CobS — protein: MLDEHAKPTEEIDLREVFGLDSDMKVKGFAEKTDRVPDIDSTYKFDPDTTLAILAGFAYNRRVMIQGYHGTGKSTHIEQVAARLNWPCVRVNLDSHVSRIDLIGKDAIKLVDGKQVTVFHEGILPWALRNQTAIVFDEYDAGRADVMFVIQRVLEADGKLTLLDQNEVITPNPYFRLFATANTVGLGDTTGLYHGTQQINQGQMDRWSLVATLNYLRHDAEAAIVLAKNPNYNNEKGRKTINQMVTLADLTRTAFMQGDLSTVMSPRTVITWAQNARIFDNVGYAFRLTFLNKCDELERQTVAEFYQRLFDEELPESAAAMAG
- a CDS encoding fasciclin domain-containing protein; this translates as MTPKKTTIRAAIIAAGVTLAAPMAFAQNTMVGGAEMFPDRNIVENAVNSADHTTLVAAVQAAGLAETLSGPGPFTVFAPTNAAFAALPDGAVDDLLKPENKDALTTVLTCHVAAVDAMSPAIGQMIADDGGSHAIETVGGCVLTAAIREGDNALTLTDENGTVATVTIPDVDQSNGVIHVIDAVLMPKM
- a CDS encoding sigma-70 family RNA polymerase sigma factor codes for the protein MDRRLADVEDMIARVALGDRHAFEALYDATSAKLHAVCLSVLKDRPLAEETLQEVFIRVWKNADRYAANGLSPMTWLITIARNRSIDKLRAKKGRPGAAPAEMAEAVPSSAPGPEEMTIRNQQRRMLESCLDEIGSTQAKALRAVYLEGASYAELAQTAGAPINTVRSWLRRGLVQLKDCVSQ
- a CDS encoding anti-sigma factor, producing the protein MSDEHLTPEQENEALAAEFALGLLEPDEAEAVHQRMVNDPVFASAVRDWQERFSAMADELTAVMPPARAMLNIQRALGLVDEPLSKVPEIRRGRGKQTGGGWFGWLAGAVVAGAVALAVILLPQTDAPGFAADLVAEQGVLRVEARLDGRDMEVALAEGAPADDRDFELWWIADQDATPVSLGVLPRDGRASMTLPEGLEPGDTVQLAVSDEPLGGSPTGVHGPVLAIGPLTRL